The sequence below is a genomic window from Gossypium hirsutum isolate 1008001.06 chromosome A11, Gossypium_hirsutum_v2.1, whole genome shotgun sequence.
GGGTTCTATTTTGTTGTATAAAATGGGCAAATAGTGGTAAAGGCCTGCCTTGGAAAAGAGGGTagagaattaaaaatatatatattaattattaagcaGAAGAAGACTTACACAAGTAAACAGTATGAAATGCTTGAAGCATGTGTTCAAATGGGCTTCTTCCTTAAGGCTCACAATTTTCTGGAAGTGTGAGTGATAGATGTGGGCATATACTCGGAACAGTCTTTTGAATATTGTCTTCACGACCTCGTTGAAGTTGGAAGGAAATGCTACACCTAGCAAATTTGAAATATGCAGTTAAACATAGGCAAGTATTTAGCACAGACACAATCAAAAAATTAAAGAGGACAGTATGTTATCCAACATTGTTGTCATCATGTATAGATAAACAGCTTTCTCTAGATGATGGTATGTCAGACTTCATCACAAAGAACTAAAGATGACTAAACACATGAATGATGAAAACTTTTACCAAGCTTTTGAGGAAATATGGATTCATCATCAAGCTGTGATTCGATCCAGTCCATTAAATATTCAACATATTTCGGGGCGGAAACCTCGATAGGTTTCTTGATCTGCACACCATCTGCCCATCTATATTCATACCTATAAGGTTTTGTTGAGCAGCAAATAATCAAGGGTTTTGTTGAGCAGCAAATAATCAATCAACAACAGAGTATTACAGCATGATGAAAAGTTTAAGACTGGGATTTGTATGATTAATTTGTTGAAAAAGGCAAAAGGAATCTGGCTCAATATGTCATACTTAGGGCCTGCAGTCATTGTAGGACAGTTCTCAGGAGTACAAAACTCTGTAAGGGTGCCATAGAGCAGATTCACTTGATTGAAGAAATCCACAGCTGAAAATGATCCAACAGTTAAATTTAAGCAATGAGTTCCAATGAAATTAGGTAGTAACCTAGAAATAGGAAAGAAAATGTACAAAAACATTCTATCAAAAATCAgctaataaattcaataaaaataaatgagcTCATGAAAGTAACTTACAGCATGGCCACACCAAAAGTCGAATATTCATGGATAAATTATACACAAGTTTAAATAAATAAGGAATTATTCTGATTCTTTGCATGTGCGTGCAGGGTGTGAGTTAGAAAGAAAGAGAGGGAGCAAGATATACTATTGACTGCGAGCCATTCATGTAAATCCTCCCCTGGGGGTAACCTTACTGCTTCCCTTAGGTTTCCACTGCCCAAGGTAGCATCAATGTGCTTTTTAAGCTGTGCACCCTGCATTACATGTTTACGGTACTAGGATGAGAACTGTAAATTCTGCTAAGCCACTAATATAGCAGAATGAAGTCCAGAAAGTATTTATATAGATTACAAAGAAGCCAGTTCGGAAGAAATGGAGAGAAACCTCTAAAAGGTTATACAATCATTGTCAAGTTCAAAACACAGCAGTACAACTAACCATGCTTAGAGGTAGATCCCCATTTAGTAAAAAATATTATAGCATATGGTACGTGTACATAAGACCTTCGAACATCCATGAGTTGGTCCTACAGGTGAGGCTGTAGGACCATAATGCATGTCAGTAAAGCATTGAAATTTGTAGTATTTCCACTTTGCCACAGAGAATTTTAAGTAGAACATCACAGTGTAAAATTATTTAGTTGAATTAGTGACTTCAAAAGCAATGAAATTTATCAAATAGGAATATGAATGGTAAAGTcagctttttttcttcttttcatctGTTGGTATGGTCAAGGGAATTCTTGCTTTACAGATAGAAATAGCAAGTTTCAGTATTAATGACAACCATTTAAGTAGCTAAAAATCCAAGAAGCAGAAGAGCCAGCAGAAGGAATTAGATCAAGGATTCGGGAGCTTCTCTTCTTAGTATGCTTTGCAAATGAAGCCAACTTTCCAGGGTCTTGTTTAAGATTTTTGATGCATTAGATCTTAACTGTTAAGCTGTGAttgcttttattttgattctAAATCTGGACACTTTGTAGAATACTCCAGACCAGTATGCTAAAGTTTCAAGTTCACACTCAAGAAATTCTtactaataaatatatacatttaccaAGGGAATAAATTAGGAAGGTGATCAGCGGTCACATCAACAA
It includes:
- the LOC107942644 gene encoding MOB kinase activator-like 1A; this translates as MSLFGLGRNQRTFRPKKSAPSGSKGAQLKKHIDATLGSGNLREAVRLPPGEDLHEWLAVNTVDFFNQVNLLYGTLTEFCTPENCPTMTAGPKYEYRWADGVQIKKPIEVSAPKYVEYLMDWIESQLDDESIFPQKLGVAFPSNFNEVVKTIFKRLFRVYAHIYHSHFQKIVSLKEEAHLNTCFKHFILFTCEFGLIDKKELAPLQELIESIIVPC